A single window of Gossypium arboreum isolate Shixiya-1 chromosome 13, ASM2569848v2, whole genome shotgun sequence DNA harbors:
- the LOC108464617 gene encoding V-type proton ATPase 16 kDa proteolipid subunit-like has product MSTTFSGDETAPFFGFLGAAAALVFSCMGAAYGTAKSGVGVASMGVMRPELVMKSIVPVVMAGVLGIYGLIIAVIISTGINPKAKSYYLFDGYAHLSSGLACGLAGLSAGMAIGIVGDAGVRANAQQPKLFVGMILILIFAEALALYGLIVGIILSSRAGQSRAE; this is encoded by the exons ATGTCTACTACTTTCAGCGGCGATGAAACGGCTCCCTTCTTCGGCTTCCTCGGCGCCGCCGCCGCTCTCGTCTTCTCCT GTATGGGAGCTGCATACGGGACGGCTAAGAGCGGTGTGGGTGTGGCTTCAATGGGTGTGATGAGGCCTGAGTTGGTGATGAAATCCATTGTTCCAGTTGTTATGGCTGGTGTTTTGGGTATTTATGGGTTGATTATTGCTGTTATTATTAGTACTGGCATCAATCCAAAGGCCAAATCGTATTATCTTTTTGATGGTTATGCCCATCTTTCCTCTGGTCTTGCTTGTGGACTTGCTGGGCTTTCAGCTGGAATGGCAATCGGAATTGTTGGTGATGCTGGTGTCAG AGCTAATGCACAGCAGCCAAAACTTTTTGTTGGAATGATCCTTATCCTCATCTTTGCTGAAGCTTTGGCTCTTTACGGCCTTATCGTGGGCATCATCTTGTCTTCTCGGGCTGGCCAATCTAGAGCAGAGTAA